Proteins encoded within one genomic window of Festucalex cinctus isolate MCC-2025b chromosome 18, RoL_Fcin_1.0, whole genome shotgun sequence:
- the prdx5 gene encoding peroxiredoxin-5, mitochondrial: MLSAATTALKRIRVEHCTRLIHSSCLDKMPIKVGDSLPSVEVHDGEPGNKVNINQLFKGKKGILFAVPGAFTPGCSQTHLPGFVQQAADFKSKGIQEVACVSVNDAFVMAAWGKAHGADGKIRMLADPTGEFTKAVDLLLDSDKIVQALGNKRSKRYSMVVEDGVVKKINVEPDGTGLTCSLAPSIMSQL, from the exons ATGCTTTCCGCTGCTACAACTGCCCTTAAACGCATCCGCGTAGAACATTGCACAAGGCTGATCCACTCTTCTTGCTTGGACAAAATGCCGATTAAG GTGGGCGACTCTCTTCCTTCAGTGGAAGTCCATGATGGTGAGCCAGGAAATAAGGTGAACATCAATCAACTCTTCAAGGGGAAGAAAGGAATCCTCTTTGCTGTACCGGGTGCTTTCACCCCCGGTTGCTCCCAG ACTCACCTACCAGGTTTTGTGCAGCAGGCAGCGGACTTTAAGAGTAAAGGCATCCAGGAGGTGGCCTGCGTGTCTGTGAATGATGCGTTTGTCATGGCTGCCTGGGGGAAGGCGCATGGAGCAGATGGCAAG ATTCGAATGCTGGCGGATCCCACTGGAGAATTTACAAAG GCTGTGGACTTGTTACTTGACAGTGATAAGATTGTGCAGGCACTCGGAAACAAGAGATCGAAGAG GTATTCCATGGTGGTGGAAGATGGAGTCGTGAAGAAGATCAATGTGGAGCCAGACGGCACAGGACTGACCTGCAGCCTGGCGCCCAGTATTATGTCTCAGCTGTAG
- the esrra gene encoding steroid hormone receptor ERR1, translating to MSSRDRRSDVYIKAEPSSPEGGGGGRTSPGGASSDSSQSGGGETRGDGAKRYSPPLYTPALRCHFKDESGDGADEGSTGNGAGRCKYALSTLPKRLCLVCGDVASGYHYGVASCEACKAFFKRTIQGNIEYSCPASNECEITKRRRKACQACRFTKCLKVGMLKEGVRLDRVRGGRQKYKRRPEVENATYQSVPLSLTKDNEKGSSNIIVSHLLVAEPEKLFAMPDPLQPDTAQRTLTTLCDLADRELVVIIGWAKHIPGFLSLSLADQMSVLQSVWLEVLVLGVAYRSLGCEDEVVFAEDFVLDEEMSRVAGLTELNAAISQLARRFRALSVDREEFVMLKAIALTNSDSVYIEDMESVQKLRDLLHQALLELECQRRPDDPQRAGRLLLTLPLLRQTAGRALTTFYSIKTRGGIPMHKLFLEMLEAMMDSP from the exons ATGTCTTCCAGGGATCGCCGGTCCGATGTCTACATCAAGGCGGAACCGAGCAGTCCAGAGGGAGGTGGGGGAGGTCGGACCAGTCCCGGCGGGGCCTCCTCCGACTCCTCTCAAAGCGGAGGCGGCGAGACCAGAGGAGACGGCGCTAAACGCTACTCGCCGCCGCTCTACACGCCAGCCTTGCGGTGCCACTTCAAAGACGAGAGCGGAGACGGAGCGGACGAGGGATCCACCGGAAATGGAGCCGGGCGGTGCAAGTATGCCCTGAGCACGTTACCCAAGAGGCTGTGTTTGGTCTGTGGGGATGTGGCTTCGGGCTACCACTACGGCGTGGCTTCGTGCGAAGCTTGCAAAGCTTTCTTCAAGAGAACCATTCAAG gtaacatTGAATACAGCTGTCCTGCTTCAAATGAGTGCGAGATCACCAAAAGGCGCAGAAAGGCTTGCCAGGCATGCCGCTTCACTAAGTGCCTCAAAGTGGGGATGCTGAAAGAGG GAGTTCGCCTTGATCGGGTCCGAGGTGGACGGCAGAAGTACAAAAGGCGCCCTGAAGTGGAGAATGCAACATACCAGAGCGTCCCACTATCACTGACTAAGGACAACGAAAAGG GTTCTTCAAACATCATCGTGTCCCACCTGTTAGTCGCTGAGCCAGAGAAGTTATTTGCAATGCCTGACCCGCTCCAGCCCGACACAGCCCAGCGCACGCTTACGACCCTTTGTGACCTTGCTGACCGCGAGCTGGTCGTCATCATTGGCTGGGCCAAACACATTCCGG GCTTCTTGTCTCTGTCGCTAGCAGACCAGATGTCTGTGCTACAGTCCGTTTGGCTGGAGGTGCTGGTGCTGGGTGTAGCGTACCGCTCACTTGGCTGCGAAGACGAGGTTGTCTTCGCCGAGGATTTTGTCCTTGATGAGGAAATGTCTCGTGTTGCCGGTCTAACGGAGCTAAATGCGGCAATCAGCCAACTTGCCCGACGTTTCCGTGCCCTAAGCGTGGACAGGGAGGAGTTTGTCATGCTAAAAGCCATCGCGCTCACTAACTCAG ACTCTGTTTACATCGAGGATATGGAGTCTGTGCAGAAGCTGCGGGACCTCCTCCACCAGGCCCTCCTGGAGCTGGAGTGCCAGCGGCGTCCGGACGACCCCCAGCGAGCCGGCCGCCTCCTTTTAACGCTGCCGCTTCTCCGACAGACCGCCGGCCGGGCTCTGACTACGTTCTACAGCATCAAGACCCGCGGCGGTATACCCATGCACAAACTATTCTTGGAGATGCTGGAAGCCATGATGGACTCTCCCTAG
- the LOC144006792 gene encoding uncharacterized protein LOC144006792, whose amino-acid sequence MPPLPLDERIVVIQRPKNIALCEASPQAVPHHSSQIAASSNGQISRAPRPHFYSPTCKSLTLECKRRSSRGQKTPGDHLAVPPGYRNVPSHCHSNGTVTLSPRLPSHTHTIDIRLTLDKSGRAGLSNSLGRSGSAKGARGKCAPSYSDQIERRTVGGEHKSQRSRHGQLSSSAGGVLQFVPAQAQQYNLRDVKEKENTTFLKRPDPEFPVLDHKTSKLGTVHHGLPHHHNSVPVPHAAILNHPSPSQPSHIPVTFQQFSQPRPSRHRDHRPHVLHGLPLSPCTSHTGGFPSPDHTCTIDCTHPCGCGCWRLVRCRGSKGHASSCQAGGGSSSTSFSCAHNAGAVKKGGKEMGLRNLGGCLSTASTSNTSSTNSTVSEHQSSLFKPLRCASCSNEAANFESPAILRKKMVGGCLPCTPISSSAPLRAIQSCVTGCNPKASHTGSSTCSYCSSDPIVVTFNPRRGKPPGRSVGAPHSATMFQADDDDYSVRTIWPEELARKMTHSENHCAGIGMGVGKTTSRQVQNESKRPGLVRLHCENLQEYAHPQPTDHAGRRRLQQDKMAALDFMGGRSGSGYDEQQSSLRRLLNKADDVGLAGTLEHSRDTPYPCSPSPRSPSPPSPVSFSPPPSAPTTLIKPKPWQRDRDGGHSLPSAQSLHLALNSLNRDQNEEKSRMHLSLPLSSSLPASLSDESAMTPDAENAVISAILPFLFLGNERDAQDLDLLLHLNIGYVVNVTTHLPLYHLKSGLHYKRLPATDNSKQNLRQYFEEVFEFIEEAYQSGQGVLVHCQAGVSRSATIVIAYLMKHTLMTMTDAYKYVRSRRPVVSPNLNFMGQLLEFERDLNSGVTPRILMPKLDGVETQVCGHGSPLSGHKKYRMKGDTPVNSTMSVGQARKLVEQLKIEASFCRIKVSKAAADLMAYCDAHACDDPLITPVPTSENPFREKKFFCALL is encoded by the exons ATGCCTCCTCTTCCCCTCGACGAGCGCATAGTGGTCATCCAGCGGCCTAAAAACATAGCCTTGTGCGAGGCTTCCCCCCAAGCCGTCCCACATCACTCGTCTCAGATAGCCGCCTCTTCCAATGGACAAATCAGCCGTGCTCCCCGTCCTCATTTCTACTCACCCACCTGTAAATCTCTGACTTTGGAATGCAAACGCAGATCTTCCCGCGGACAGAAAACCCCGGGCGACCATTTGGCTGTGCCGCCGGGTTACAGAAACGTCCCGAGTCACTGCCACAGCAACGGAACTGTAACTCTCAGCCCACGACTGCCATCCCACACGCATACTATTGATATCAGATTGACTCTGGACAAAAGCGGCAGAGCGGGACTCAGCAACTCCCTCGGCCGTAGCGGAAGTGCCAAGGGCGCGCGGGGAAAATGCGCCCCTTCATATTCGGATCAGATTGAGAGGAGAACTGTTGGAGGCGAACACAAATCGCAGAGAAGTCGACACGGTCAGCTGTCGTCATCCGCCGGAGGAGTCCTGCAGTTTGTCCCTGCGCAGGCACAGCAGTACAACCTCAGGGATGTAAAAGAGAAAGAGAACACAACTTTCCTGAAAAGACCTGACCCTGAATTCCCTGTGTTGGATCACAAGACTTCCAAGCTGGGCACGGTTCACCACGGTCTTCCCCACCACCACAATTCCGTCCCTGTTCCCCATGCAGCCATCCTGAACCATCCCTCTCCCTCTCAACCCTCTCACATCCCCGTCACCTTCCAACAATTTAGCCAGCCTCGCCCGTCCCGCCACAGAGATCACCGCCCTCACGTTCTTCATGGTCTTCCCCTGTCCCCATGCACGTCCCACACCGGAGGCTTCCCCAGTCCTGACCACACCTGCACCATTGACTGCACCCACCCCTGCGGTTGCGGTTGCTGGAGGTTGGTCCGATGCCGAGGGTCTAAAGGACATGCCTCCAGTTGCCAAGCAGGTGGAGGCAGCTCTTCCACCTCGTTTTCTTGCGCTCATAATGCCGGCGCGGTGAAAAAAGGAGGCAAAGAAATGGGCCTGAGGAATTTGGGAGGGTGTCTCTCCACCGCCTCCACCTCAAACACTTCCTCAACCAACAGCACTGTGTCTGAACACCAATCAAGCCTGTTCAAACCTCTCCGCTGTGCCTCCTGCTCCAATGAGGCTGCAAACTTCGAGAGCCCCGCTATTCTTCGGAAGAAAATGGTTGGGGGATGTCTGCCTTGTACCCCGATATCCTCTTCTGCCCCTCTTCGGGCAATACAAAGCTGCGTCACGGGCTGTAATCCTAAAGCCTCTCACACGGGTAGCTCCACATGCAGCTATTGTAGCAGCGATCCCATCGTGGTAACATTCAACCCTCGTAGAGGTAAACCGCCAGGACGAAGCGTTGGCGCACCTCATTCGGCGACTATGTTTCAAGCTGATGATGACGACTACAGTGTACGAACTATCTGGCCTGAAGAACTGGCGAGAAAGATGACCCATTCGGAGAATCACTGCGCGGGAATAGGAATGGGCGTTGGAAAGACTACTTCGAGGCAGGTCCAGAACGAAAGCAAAAGACCCGGGCTTGTCCGTCTCCACTGTGAAAACCTCCAGGAGTACGCACACCCTCAGCCTACGGACCACGCTGGCCGGCGCCGACTGCAgcaggacaagatggccgccctggaTTTTATGGGCGGCCGGTCAGGATCGGGATATGACGAACAACAGAGCTCGCTCAGGAGGCTTCTTAACAAAGCAGACGATGTAGGATTGGCGGGCACTCTCGAGCACAGTCGAGACACCCCGTACCCTTGTTCACCTTCACCGCGCTCCCCTTCTCCGCCATCGCCAGTTTCCTTTTCGCCTCCACCGTCCGCCCCCACCACACTCATCAAACCCAAACCCTGGCAGAGAGACAGAGACGGGGGACATTCGCTACCATCGGCCCAGTCCCTTCACTTGGCTCTGAACTCGCTCAACAGGGATCAAAATGAGGAGAAGAGCAGAA TGCACCTCTCTCTGCCGCTGTCCTCTTCGCTGCCAGCCTCCCTGTCTGACGAGTCCGCAATGACCCCCGATGCGGAGAACGCTGTGATCAGTGCCATCCTGCCATTCTTGTTTCTTGGAAATGAACGAGACGCTCAAGACCTGGATCTGCTGCTGCACCTCAACATCGGCTACGTGGTCAACGTGACGACGCACCTTCCCCTCTACCACCTCAAATCAGGACTGCACTACAAAAGGCTGCCGGCCACAGACAACAGCAAACAAAACCTTCGGCAATACTTTGAGGAGGTTTTCGAGTTTATTG AGGAAGCATATCAGAGCGGTCAGGGTGTGTTGGTGCATTGCCAGGCCGGCGTGTCTCGTTCCGCGACCATCGTCATCGCCTACCTAATGAAGCACACCCTCATGACGATGACGGACGCCTACAAATACGTGCGCAGCCGTCGTCCCGTGGTGTCCCCGAATCTAAACTTCATGGGGCAGCTTTTGGAGTTTGAGAGGGACCTCAACTCCGGGGTGACTCCTCGCATCCTGATGCCTAAACTTGATGGCGTGGAGACGCAGGTTT GTGGCCACGGCAGCCCCCTCTCAGGCCATAAAAAGTACCG AATGAAAGGAGACACCCCAGTGAACAGCACCATGAGTGTCGGCCAGGCCAGGAAGCTGGTTGAGCAACTGAAGATCGAGGCTAGTTTCTGCAggataaag GTGTCCAAGGCTGCCGCCGACCTGATGGCGTACTGCGACGCCCACGCTTGCGACGACCCCCTGATCACACCCGTGCCCACTTCAGAGAACCCTTTCAGGGAGAAGAAGTTCTTTTGCGCTCTGCTTTGA
- the banf1 gene encoding barrier-to-autointegration factor: protein MSSTSQKHRDFVTEPIGEKPVFALGGIGEVLGKRLEEKGFDKAYVVLGQFLMLKKDKELFQEWLKDTCGANAKQQGDCFNCLKEWCDAFL, encoded by the exons ATGTCTTCAACATCACAGAAACATCGCGACTTTGTGACCGAGCCGATAGGAGAAAAACCCGTGTTTGCTCTTGGTGGCATCGGCGAGGTCCTTGGCAAAAGGCTGGAGGAGAAAGGATTTGACAAG GCGTACGTTGTCCTTGGACAGTTTCTGATGCTAAAGAAAGACAAGGAACTTTTCCAGGAATGGCTTAAGGACACTTGTGGCGCAaacgcaaaacaacaaggcgACTGCTTCAACTGCCTTAAAGAATGGTGTGACGCCTTCCTATAA